The genomic window CCAGAAGCGCGATGAATGCCAGCAGCATGGCGCCCACGTTCAACGCCAGCGTGAGCCCCTCGCTGGCCCCGCGCGCAGCCGCGTCGATGGGGTTGGCGTCCAGCTTCTCCAGCTCGATCCCCAGCTTGCCGCGCGTGACGGGCTCCTCCGTTTCCGGGTACATCAGCTTGGAGATGGCGATGCACGCCGGGGCAGACATCACCGAGGCGGAGATCAGGTGCCCCGCGATGTCGGGGAAGTACGAGACCAGGATCCCCACGTACGCCGCCAGCACGCCGCCCGCCACCGTGCCGAAGCCGCCCACCATGATGCAGTGCAGCTCGCTCTTCGTCATCGTCCCGATGAACGGCTTCACCAGCAGCGGCGCCTCCGTCTGCCCCAGGAAGATGTTGCCGGCGGTGCTCAGGCTCTCCGCGCCGGAGATGCGCATCGTCTTCATCATCACCCATCCGAACCCCTTCACGATCCACTCCATGATGCCCAGATGGTAGAGCAGCGTCATCAGGCTGGAGAAGAAGATGATGGTGGGGAGGACGTTGAAGGCGAAGAAGCCGCCCGTGTTGGCCCACGTGCCGCCCGCGGGCACCGGCGCCATGCTGTTGGCCGCCGCGCCCACCGGCACGTTGTTCCACACCAGGTTGCCGAAGAGGAACTTGGCGCCCTCCACCGTATACCCGATCAGCGCGTTGAACAGGTCGTTCGCGCCGTTGAAGAACTCGTAGCCGACCCGCGTCTTCAGGATGATGAGGGCGAAGATGAACTGGAGCGCGATCCCCCACGCGACCGTCACCCAGTCCACGCGGCGCCGGTTCACGCTCAGCAGGAAGGCGGCGAGGGTGAAGACCACCAGCCCGAGGAAGCTGATCGCGCGCTGAACCGGACTCCCGCCCGCCGCGTCGGTGCGCGCCTGGCGCGCCCGGTCCTGCGCGGTGGGAGCCGCGGCCGGCTCGTTGCCGCGGTTGGCGGGCGTGGCGGAGTCCCGCGCGATCCCGCTCTCGGGCGTCTGCGCCTCGCGCTGGATCTCGCTCGTGCCGTTGCCCACGCGCGGCTGCGCGGCGGGCTGCGCCCCGGTCGTGGCCGGCTGTGCGGCGGGCTGCGCCGCGGCGGGGGCGGCGCGCGTCGTGTCCTGCGCGGAGGCGTACCACCCCGCGGTGATCAGCAGCGCTGCGGCCAGCCAGAGCGGCAGCAGCCACTTCAGGCGCCGGGTCCTCGTTGGGAGGGGCATTGGGGCGGGGATGGCAGGGTGATGAGCACCCGCCGCGGGCTGGCGGCGGGGACGACTGGATGGATCGACATTCTACCGACCGGCGCGGCTTCTCGCCACAGTGCCGGGTCAGGGAGGCGGCGCCTGCTCCGCCGCGGCCCGGCGCGCCAGCTCGGCGGGGACGATCTCCCAGTTGCGGCGGAAGACCTGCTCCGGCGAGATCGCCCCGCGCCGCTCGATCTCCTCGATGAGCAGCTCGCGGATCCCCTGGCCGCGATCGTACACCACCGGCGCGCCGATCAGCATGGAGAACCCGCCGCTCCCGCTCGCGCGGTAGTTGTTGAGGGCGAGGGTGAAGCTGTCCGCCGCCGCCACGTCGCGCCCGTTCCTGCGCAGCGTGGTCACGCGCTGTCCGACGGGCTTCGACAGGTCGAGCGTGTAGTCGACGCCGCTCACCACGTCGAAGTTGTAGCCGGGGACGGCCGGGTTCACCAGCGTCTCGCAGCGGGCGGCGGGGCAGGGGAGGTAGTACTCCGCGCTCTTTTCGATGAACGCCCGCAGCTGCGCCCCCGACACGCGCACGGCCTTGAGCGTGTTGTCGTACAGGTACAGCCCCGCCACGTCCGCCACCGTGATGGGCCCCGCCGGGATGCGCGCGTCCAGCGAGAACGCCGCCGCGGCCGACAGCTCCGCACCCGACGCGCGCATCTGCACGTCGTTGATCAGGTCCAGGATCGGCGTGTCCTCCACCCGCGACCGCGCCGCCGACCACTCGACGGACGACGTCCCGATGCGCCGCGCCACGTAGTCGCGCGTCCTCTGGTGCGCGGTGGCCAGCATCGCCTCGAACTCCGGAGACGTCGCGCCCTTTGCCGGCCGCAGGATGCGGCCGCGCTTGCCCGCCACGCGCCACCCCGCCGCCCCCCGCTCCAGGTCGAGTTCGGCGACGGCCAGGGAGGTGCCCCAGTTCTTGGCCTGCATCACCAGCACGCCGCCGATGGTGGTGTCCGCCACCTCGCGGTGCGAGTGTCCCATCAGGATCAGGTCGATCCCGGCCACCTCGCGCGCCATCGCCGCCGCCGCGTTCTCGGTGGGGACGCCGGTGGCCGCGGTGTCGTAGCTCGACCCCTCCAGTCCGCTGTGCGCCGCCACGATCACCACGTCCGCGCCCTGCCGCCTCATCTCCGCCACCACGGGACGCACGGAGGCCACGATGTCGCGGAAGTCCAGCCGCCCGCGCACGTTGTCGCGGTCCCAGATCGCCACGCCCGGCGGCGTCACCGAGGTGATCCCGATCCGCACCCGCGCGCCGCCCACCATCCGCTCCACGATGGTGAAGGGCCGGTACGCGTGCTCCGCCGTCCCCGCGCGAAAGGTGTTCGCGGAGAGCCAGGGGAAGCGCGACTGCCGCGCGACCGTGTCCAGGTGCGCGATCCCGTAGTTGAACTCGTGGTTGCCGATGGCGGACGCGTCGTAGCGCAGGAAGTTCATCGCCGCGGCCACGGGGTGCGCCTCGCCGGCGGCGAGGCGCGAGTGGACGAAGTCGAGCGGGTTCCCCTGCAGCAGGTCCCCCGATTCCACCAGCACGGTGCGCCCCGGGTTGGCGGCGCGCACGCTGTCGATCTGCGGAACGAGGCGCGCCAGGCCGTTGTCCGTCGCGCGGCCCGTGTAGTAGTCGTAGGGAAGGAGCCAGCCGTGGGTATCGGTGGTCCCCATCACCACCAGCCGCCCGGAGGCCGGCGCCCCGGCGTTCCGCGTGGAAGCACAACCAGCCACCATCCCCACCGCAACCAGCGTCAGCAATGCGCGATTCATCGAAAGCCCTGGCAAGATGAGGATGGTTTCTGAGAACCCGAATGCGACCTGCTGAAAGTGCTAAGTGCTAAGTGCTAAGTGCTAAACAGCGGCTCACTCAGGACTCAGGACTTACGACTTGGGACTTAGGACTCAGGACTTAGGACTTAGGACTTCAGTTTCGCTGGACCCGTCTGGCCCGCGCGTGGTACACGGCAGGAGGCGCGATGCTCCGCGCCTTTGCGCCCGGCGGCGCCGCCGCTACTTTTCGCCCGGGGAGCGCGCTTTGCAGGCGCGAAAACGAGCCCCGCACGACCCGCTCAAGATGATGCGATGACCCGCGCCCTGCTTCTGCTCGTACTGCTGATCGCCGCACGTCCGCTCGCGGCCCAGGTGACGCCGCCGGACACCGCACGCCGCCCGGTGGTGGACACCGCGGGCGCCATCCGGGCGGACACGACGCCCACCGGCCGCATCTCGCCCAAGGGCGCCTTCCTGCGCTCGCTCGTCCTTCCCGGGTGGGGGCAGTCGGAGATCGGCGCGCCCGAGCGCGGCATCATCTACTTCGGGCTGGAGGCGGGGAGCCTGTGGATGGTGCTCAAGTCGCACCGCAAGCTGGGCGAGGCGTACGAGCGCGAAGACATCCTGCGGCGCACCGGCGTCATCCCCGAGGAGCGCACCACCGGCCTGGTGCGCGCCCGCCGCGCCCAGCGCGAGGACTGGATCGCGCTCTCCCTCTTCTGGCTCTTCTTCTCCGGCGCGGACGCATTCGTGGGCGCGCACCTGCGCGACTTCGACGCCCAGGTGGGCTCCGCGCCCGGCTCGGGCGGCGTGCAGGTGGGGGGGAGCGTCCCCGTCGGCAAGCGCCCGTGAGCCACGCCCCCGTCGGCGTCTTCGACTCGGGAATCGGCGGGCTCAGCGTGGCCCGCGAGATCCGCCGCGCCCTTCCCGCCGAGGAGCTCCTCTACTTCGCGGACACCGCGTACGTCCCCTACGGCGACCGCACGACGGAGTGGGTGCGCAACCGCTCGCTCACCGTGGGGCGCTACCTGCAGGAACGTGGCGCCAAGGTGCTGGTCGTGGCCTGCAACACCGCCTCCGGCGCCGCCCTCGAAGCCCTTCGCGAGCACCTCGCGGTCCCCGTGATCGGCCTGGAGCCGGCCGTGAAGCCCGCCGTGCGCGACTCCGCCGCCGGCCGCATCGGCGTCATGGCCACCACGGGCACCCTGCGCTCGGACCGCTACGCGCGCCTGGTGAGCGCCCACGGCAGCGGCGCCACCGTCGTCGCGCAGGCATGCCCCGGCCTCGCGGACACGGTGGAGGAGGGCATCCTGAGCGGCGAGGAGCTGGACCGCCGCCTGGAGCCCTTCGTCGCGCAGCTTCGCGAGGCCGGTGTGGACACGGTCGTTCTGGGATGCACGCACTACGTCTTCATCCGCGACGCCATCGCACGCGCCCTGGGCCCCGACGTGCGCCTGATCGACAGCGGCGGCGCCATCGCCCGCCAAACGGAGCGCATCCTCCGCGAGCGCGGGGAGCTGGCCGCGGAGGGCACCGGCTCACTGCGCATCCTCACCACCGGCCCCGCCCCCGAAGTCGCCGCCGTCGTGGCGCGCCTCTGGGGCGATCCGCTTCCGGTCGAGCACGTGGAAGTGCCGGGCGAGGAGCCGATCAGGGCGTAGGCCCCCACCCCCGCTCGTCACCTCGCGGCCCCTCCCCCAAAACTGCCTGGGGGAGGGGCGTTTGGCGCGCATTCGCGCGCGGTGCATGCGGCGTCGCGAGGGCGGGCACGGGCAGCCACGTGGGGCAGCCCCTACGGGTTTTTGTGTGCGGAAGGCGGGGGCGGTGCGCGGCAGGGGGTGGGCAGACACGCAGGTCTGCCCCTACGGAGTTCGGTGGAGAAGCGGCGAGCAAGCGATGAATCGCGCGGTTGCCACAGATGCCGGGCGTGGACGGAGTGCACCCTTTCCCCCGCTTGCGGGGGAGAGGGCCGGGGAGAGGGGGAGCGGCGCTGGGGGTGGGGCTCACACCTCCCACCCCCGCACCACCGGCGCCCCGCCCGCCACCGGCAGCACCAGGTACGTGTAGCTCCGGATCCAGTCGCCCGAGTTCGCGTAGAAGCGGCCCGGCGCCACCTCCACCACCTCAGGCACGTGCGCGTGGCCCGCGACCACCAGCTCCACGTGCGGCATCCGCGCGAGCTGCTCCTCGGCCCAGCCGCGGATGAAGGCGGCCCGGCCCCTGGCGGCCTGGTCGCCGGAGCCGGCCTTGTGCTCGGTGCTGGAGGCCATGCCGGCGATGCGGCGGCCCGTGTCCGGGTGCAGGCGGCGGAAGGCGGCGATGGACGCGGGGTGGCGGATGACTTTGCGCAGCGCCCGGTACTTGTAGTCGCCGCGCCCCACGCCGTCGCCGTGCGCCACCAGGGCACGCCGCCCGCCCAGCTCCATCTCCACCGGCCCGTCCACCAGCGTGACACCGACTTCGTCGCGCAGAAAGGAGCCGGCCCAGGCGTCGTGGTTGCCACCCACGAACGACACGGGCACGCCGGCTTCCACCACGTCCGCGAGCTTGGCGACGACGCGGAAGTGCTCGCGGAGGATGACGGACTTGTACTCGAACCAGAAGTCGAAGAGGTCGCCGTTGATGAGTAGCGAGCCGGCGTGCTCGGCCGCGTGGTCCAGGAAGCGGCGGAAGGCGCGCTCCGTCTCTCGCGGAACGGCGCCCAGGTGGATGTCGGAGACGATGTAGGCGGGCTTGCTCTGCATGGCGGGCCAAGCTACCCGGCGCGCGGGGCGCCCACAAGCCGCGCGGTTTGACACCACGCGCCGCCGCCGGGTAGCTTCCGCCGCATGCCACGCCCACCCTCGACCCTCCGCCGATGACGGCCGCTGCGCCCTCCTGCTCCGTTGAGTTCCGCGTCCGCTATTCGGAGACGGACCAGATGGGGATCGTCTACCACGCCAACTACCTGCCGTGGTGCGAGATAGGCCGCACGGAGCTGATCCGCCGCCTGTGGAAGTCGTACGCGCTGGTGGAGCGCGAAGAGGGCGTGCTTCTCGCCGTCACGGACGTGTCGCTGCGCTACCACGCTTCGGCTCGGTACGACGAACTGGTGCGGGTGACGACGACGCTGGAGCAGGTCCGCTCGCGCGCCTTCGCCTTCACGTACCTGGTCGAGCGGGTGGATGAGGATGGCAGCACCACCCGCCTCGTCACCGCGCGCACGGGGCTGACCGCCATCGACCGAGACGGCAACCTGCGATCGCTGCCGCCCTCGCTCCTCGAAGCCTTTCGCAACCCCGCACCGCGGGAGGTGGGATGATCGTGCCACGCCACACGCCTGTCCTCCTGCTGCTCGCCGCCGCCTGCGCGCCCGCCGCGAGCGTCCCGGGCACTCCGGCGCCCGCGCCCGCAACCCCGCGCACGGTGGCGGAGCCGGGCTCGCCCGAGGTCGCTACGCGCCTGCTGCGCCTGGAGGACCGCCGAGAGTACGACGCGGCCGCGCTGGAATCCGCCGCCGCATCCGCAAGCGCCGCCGCCCGCCGCCGCGCCGCGCTCGCCGCCGGCCGCATTCACGACAAGCGCGCGGTGCCGCTCCTCGGGCGCCTGCTCGCGGACGCGGACACGTCGGTCGCGGCCACGGCGGCGTTCGCGCTGGGGCAGGTGGCGGACAGCGCGGCGGTCCCGCTCCTCGCTCCTTACGTGACGGCGCAGCGGGTCGCCACCGCGCCGACGGTGGTGGGTGAGGCGGCGCTCGCGCTGGGGAAGATCCGCACGCCGGCGGCGCGCACGGCGGTGGAGAGCTTCCTGCTGGCGGCGCCGCGTACCGGCAACGGCGTGCGCGAGGCGGTGAGCCTGGCGCTCCTTTCCGTCTACCGCTTCCCGCGCCCGGCGGACCCCGCGCCCATCCTCCCGTGGCTGGCGTCGCAGGACACGGCGATCCGCTGGCGCGCGGCGTACGCCCTCACGCGCCGCCCCGATCCGCGCGGCACGGCGGCGCTCTTCCCTTACGCCAGCGATCTGGACCCGCTGGTGCGCTCCTTTGCGATCCGCGCCCTCACCGCGCCGCTGGCGGACAGCTCCGGGGTCGGACAGGCGCGCGCACTTTCGGTCATCCTCGCCGCCACACGCCATGCGTACCACGAGGTCAGCGTCAGCGCAGTGCGCGCACTCGGCACGTACGCGGCGCCCGAGTCGATTTCCGAGCTGGAGCGCCTGCTGGGCAGCCCCGACCCGTACCTGGCCATCAGCGCGGCCGAGTCGCTAGGCCGGCTCGCCGCACGCGCGCCCGGTTCCGCGGGAGCGCTCCGCACTGCGGCGCTGAACGCGAGCGCGCCCGAAGCACTGCGCACCGCCGCCATCGCGGCGCTGGCTGAAGTGGCGCCCGCGCAGGCTCGCGAGGTCGCCGGCACGCTCGCGCGGGATCCGGGGTGGCGCATCCGGGCCGCCGCCGCGCGTGCCTACGCCGAATTCGGCGACCGCGAGGCCGTGGCGTCACTCGCGCGCGATCCCGAGGGCCGCGTCAGTGCCATCGCCATCGAGGCGGCGGTCGGCGCGGCGGGAGACACGGCGGTGGCGCCCATCCGCAACCTGCTGATCGAGTCGCTCGGCGCGCGCGACGTGATCCAGCGCACCAACGCGCTCGGCGGCCTCGGCAAGCTCGCGGACCCGGCCACTCTCCCGGTGCTCCTCGACGCCTACGACCGCGCCCGCGCCGATTCGATGAACGACGCCGCCCTCGCCGCCGTGGACGCGCTGGGGGAGCTGGCGAAAAAGGACGCGTCGGCCGCGCGCTCCTTCTTTGCGCGCTTCCAGAGATCGGGCGACTACCTCGTCCGCCAGCACGCCGCCGCCGCATTCGGTGACACGATGACGGCGCGCGCTTGGGGCTCCGCCCTTCCCATCGAGGGACGGCAGCAGGCCGAATACGCGCGCCTCGCAGCGGCCTACGTGATCCCCGATGCGCGCCCTCGTGCCCGCATCGTCACGAGCCGCGGCACCATCGAGGTCGAGCTCTTCGGCGCCGACGCCCCCGGAACTGTCGACAACTTCCTGACGCTGGCGCGCGCGGGGTACTTCAACGGGCAGGAGTGGCCGCGCGTTGTCCCCAACTTCGTGATCCAGGGCGGCGATCCGCGCGGGGACACTTCCGGCGGTCCGGGGTATTCCATACGTGACGAGATCAACCGTCACCTGTACGGCACCGGCACGCTGGGGATGGCGCTCTCCGGGCCGGACACGGGGGGGAGCCAGTGGTTCATCACCCACTCGCCGCAGCCGCACCTGGACGGCACCTACACCGTCTTCGGCCAGGTGGTGAGCGGGATGGAAATCGTGAACCGCATCGTCCCCGGCGACCGCATCCTACGCATCGAGGAAGTGAAGTGAAGATCGACACACCGAGCATCCTGCTGATGGCCGTGGCGGTCGCCGCGTGCAGCCCGGCCACGGCCAGCACTCCGCCGTCTGGAGGCTCGCCCGCGCCGGTCACGGAAGGCCCGCGCCAGGACCCGGCCGTCATCGCCGCGCAGCTTCAGCGCGCCACGCTGCCGTCGTCCCCGCGCCAGGCCAACTTCACCTGGGCGCTGGATGAATCGGGAGCGCGCTTCAACGGCCGCGGGGTGGCACGCTTCCGTGCGCCGGACCGCTTCCGGATCGACCTCTTCGGCCCACGCGGCGAGACGTACTTCGCCGCCGCGCTGGTGGACGAGACGCCGCGCATCCCGGCGTCCATCGACCAGCAGCGCTTCCGCTTTCCCTCGCCCGCGCTCCTCTGGGCGACGGTCGGCGTCGTGCGTCCGCCGAGCACGGCACGGTTGGTGGACGCAACCAGCAGCGCCGACGCGACGGTGGTCCGCTACGATCTGGGCGCCGAAGGGACGCTGGAGTACCGCGCCCGCTCCGGAGTGCTCCAGAGCGTGCGCAGGCTGCGCGGCGGTGGCGTGCAGGAATCGATCGATCTGGACCACGGGCCGGGCAATGGCATCCGCAGTGCGCGCTACCGGGAGTGGAATGCGCTCCGAACACTGAACCTCACGCTGGAATCGACCAACGATGCGGCATCCTTCTCGGAAGACATCTGGAGCCCGCCGGGCACTGCTCGGTAGCATCCTGCTGGCGGTCTCGCTCGCCGGGTGCATGTACCAGCTCACCGGAGGCGGGCTGCCGCCCAACATCCGCACCGTCTACGTGGAGCTGTTCGAGAACACCACGCCGGACGAAGCACTCCGCGGCGACGTGCAGCGCGCGCTGCAGCAGCGCCTGCCGCGCGAGCTGGGCGTGCGCCTCTCCGCGCAGGCCTCGGCAGACGCCATCATCCGCGGCACGCTGCGCGGCTACGACGAGACGACGCTGAACATCGCCGCGCAGGGGCAGACGGGCGGGCGCGTGCAGCCGGTGCAGCGCCGCCTGCAGATCACCTTCGACGCGGAAGTGTTCGACGTGCGGCAGGACACGGTGCTCTGGCGCGGCACCAACATCTCCGCGTTCGGCGACTACAACCCGAGCAACCAGACGATCAACGTCGCGCGGGAAAAGGCCGTCATCGACATCATCCAGAAGGTGGTGCAGGGAGCGCAGTCGCAGTGGTAGCCGGCACGCTCCTCCGCATCGCGTCGCGCGGCAGCCAGCTCGCGCTCTGGCAGGCGCACGCCGTGGAGCGCGCCCTCCTCGCCGCCGATCCGGATGCCGAGGTGCGCATCGACGTGGTGAAGACGATCGGCGACAAGATCCTCGACGTCCCCCTCGCCAAGATCGGGGACAAGGGGCTCTTCACCAAAGAGCTGGACGAAGCGCTCCTTTCGGGCGCCGCGGATCTGGCGGTGCACTCTCTCAAAGACGTGCCCACGCGCCTTCCGGACGGCCTGGTGATCGCCGCCATAACCGTCCGCGAGGACCCGCGCGACGTGCTGATCCTCGCCCCCGGCCGCACCGGCTCGCTCACGACGCTGCCGGCGGGCGCGCGCGTCGGGACCAGCTCGCTGCGCCGCCGCGCGCAGCTCCAGGCGCGCCGCCCGGACCTGGAGGTGCTGGACCTGCGCGGCAACCTCAACACCCGCCTCGCCAAGCTGGACCGCGGCGAGTACGAGGGGATCATCCTGGCGGCCGCAGGCGTGCTGCGCCTGGGCTGGGACGACCGCATCTCCGAGCACCTCGATCCCTCCGCCTGGCTCCCGGCGGTGGGGCAGGGCGCCCTCGCCGTCGTCGCCCGCGCCGACGACGAGCCGCTGCTCCAGCGCCTGCGCGGCCTGGATCACGCGCCCACCGCCGCCGCCACCACGGCCGAGCGGGCCTTCCTCCGCGCCCTCGAAGGCGGCTGCCAGGTCCCCATCGGCGCCCTCGGCGAGCTCCACGACGGCCGCCTGACGCTGCACGGCCTCGTCGCCTCCACGAGCGGCGACACGATCCTCCGCGCCTCCATCGACGGCGCGCCGGAGGATGCCGCCACCCTGGGGCGCGGCCTGGCGGACGAGCTCCTGCGCCGCGGGGCGGGGGAGCTGCTCGCAGAGATCCGCCGCGAAGTCCCCGCCGCCCGCCCGGAGCAGCCGTGAGCGCGGAGCAAAAGATCGTCGGCCGCGAAGAGCTCGTAGCCCGCCTCGGCAGGCCGCGGAGCGAGCGCGTTGTATTCACCAACGGCTGCTTCGACGTGCTGCACCGGGGCCACGTCGAGTACCTGGAATCCGCGCGCAGCCTTGGCGATCTCCTCGTCGTCGGCCTCAACACGGACGATTCCGTGCGCCGCCTCAAGGGTCCATCGCGCCCCGTGAACCCGGAAGACGACCGTGCGTACGTCCTGGCAGGCCTCGCGGCGGTGGATTACGTCACCTTCTTCGCGGAAGACACCCCGCGTGACCTCATCGTCGCGCTCCTTCCCGACGTGCTGGTGAAGGGCGGCGACTACCGCAGGGAAGACATCGTGGGCGGCGCCGAAGTCGAAGCCGCCGGCGGGGAAGTGGTCGTCGCCCCGCTCGTCCCCGGCCGCTCCACGACGGCCATCCTCCAGCGAGCCGCCCAGAATGCCTGACAGGTCCGAAGGTCGCACCCCCGAGCAGCCGCGCGCCCTGCGCATCGAGCGCGGCGTGAGCGAGTACGCGGAGGGATC from Longimicrobium sp. includes these protein-coding regions:
- a CDS encoding NupC/NupG family nucleoside CNT transporter; the protein is MPLPTRTRRLKWLLPLWLAAALLITAGWYASAQDTTRAAPAAAQPAAQPATTGAQPAAQPRVGNGTSEIQREAQTPESGIARDSATPANRGNEPAAAPTAQDRARQARTDAAGGSPVQRAISFLGLVVFTLAAFLLSVNRRRVDWVTVAWGIALQFIFALIILKTRVGYEFFNGANDLFNALIGYTVEGAKFLFGNLVWNNVPVGAAANSMAPVPAGGTWANTGGFFAFNVLPTIIFFSSLMTLLYHLGIMEWIVKGFGWVMMKTMRISGAESLSTAGNIFLGQTEAPLLVKPFIGTMTKSELHCIMVGGFGTVAGGVLAAYVGILVSYFPDIAGHLISASVMSAPACIAISKLMYPETEEPVTRGKLGIELEKLDANPIDAAARGASEGLTLALNVGAMLLAFIALLALINGLLAWTFGLFGVQGFSIQLVLGWLGAPMAWLMGVPWQDAPAIGTLIGEKTALNEFVAYLHLGSMLQEGVKLDPRSVVIATYALCGFANFSSIAIQIGGIGGMAPERRGDLSRLGLRAMVAGTLANFMTACVVGILL
- a CDS encoding thioesterase family protein; translated protein: MTAAAPSCSVEFRVRYSETDQMGIVYHANYLPWCEIGRTELIRRLWKSYALVEREEGVLLAVTDVSLRYHASARYDELVRVTTTLEQVRSRAFAFTYLVERVDEDGSTTRLVTARTGLTAIDRDGNLRSLPPSLLEAFRNPAPREVG
- the hemC gene encoding hydroxymethylbilane synthase, with protein sequence MVAGTLLRIASRGSQLALWQAHAVERALLAADPDAEVRIDVVKTIGDKILDVPLAKIGDKGLFTKELDEALLSGAADLAVHSLKDVPTRLPDGLVIAAITVREDPRDVLILAPGRTGSLTTLPAGARVGTSSLRRRAQLQARRPDLEVLDLRGNLNTRLAKLDRGEYEGIILAAAGVLRLGWDDRISEHLDPSAWLPAVGQGALAVVARADDEPLLQRLRGLDHAPTAAATTAERAFLRALEGGCQVPIGALGELHDGRLTLHGLVASTSGDTILRASIDGAPEDAATLGRGLADELLRRGAGELLAEIRREVPAARPEQP
- the murI gene encoding glutamate racemase → MSHAPVGVFDSGIGGLSVAREIRRALPAEELLYFADTAYVPYGDRTTEWVRNRSLTVGRYLQERGAKVLVVACNTASGAALEALREHLAVPVIGLEPAVKPAVRDSAAGRIGVMATTGTLRSDRYARLVSAHGSGATVVAQACPGLADTVEEGILSGEELDRRLEPFVAQLREAGVDTVVLGCTHYVFIRDAIARALGPDVRLIDSGGAIARQTERILRERGELAAEGTGSLRILTTGPAPEVAAVVARLWGDPLPVEHVEVPGEEPIRA
- a CDS encoding HEAT repeat domain-containing protein, with amino-acid sequence MIVPRHTPVLLLLAAACAPAASVPGTPAPAPATPRTVAEPGSPEVATRLLRLEDRREYDAAALESAAASASAAARRRAALAAGRIHDKRAVPLLGRLLADADTSVAATAAFALGQVADSAAVPLLAPYVTAQRVATAPTVVGEAALALGKIRTPAARTAVESFLLAAPRTGNGVREAVSLALLSVYRFPRPADPAPILPWLASQDTAIRWRAAYALTRRPDPRGTAALFPYASDLDPLVRSFAIRALTAPLADSSGVGQARALSVILAATRHAYHEVSVSAVRALGTYAAPESISELERLLGSPDPYLAISAAESLGRLAARAPGSAGALRTAALNASAPEALRTAAIAALAEVAPAQAREVAGTLARDPGWRIRAAAARAYAEFGDREAVASLARDPEGRVSAIAIEAAVGAAGDTAVAPIRNLLIESLGARDVIQRTNALGGLGKLADPATLPVLLDAYDRARADSMNDAALAAVDALGELAKKDASAARSFFARFQRSGDYLVRQHAAAAFGDTMTARAWGSALPIEGRQQAEYARLAAAYVIPDARPRARIVTSRGTIEVELFGADAPGTVDNFLTLARAGYFNGQEWPRVVPNFVIQGGDPRGDTSGGPGYSIRDEINRHLYGTGTLGMALSGPDTGGSQWFITHSPQPHLDGTYTVFGQVVSGMEIVNRIVPGDRILRIEEVK
- the lptE gene encoding LPS assembly lipoprotein LptE, which translates into the protein MYQLTGGGLPPNIRTVYVELFENTTPDEALRGDVQRALQQRLPRELGVRLSAQASADAIIRGTLRGYDETTLNIAAQGQTGGRVQPVQRRLQITFDAEVFDVRQDTVLWRGTNISAFGDYNPSNQTINVAREKAVIDIIQKVVQGAQSQW
- a CDS encoding UDP-2,3-diacylglucosamine diphosphatase; amino-acid sequence: MQSKPAYIVSDIHLGAVPRETERAFRRFLDHAAEHAGSLLINGDLFDFWFEYKSVILREHFRVVAKLADVVEAGVPVSFVGGNHDAWAGSFLRDEVGVTLVDGPVEMELGGRRALVAHGDGVGRGDYKYRALRKVIRHPASIAAFRRLHPDTGRRIAGMASSTEHKAGSGDQAARGRAAFIRGWAEEQLARMPHVELVVAGHAHVPEVVEVAPGRFYANSGDWIRSYTYLVLPVAGGAPVVRGWEV
- the rfaE2 gene encoding D-glycero-beta-D-manno-heptose 1-phosphate adenylyltransferase, whose protein sequence is MSAEQKIVGREELVARLGRPRSERVVFTNGCFDVLHRGHVEYLESARSLGDLLVVGLNTDDSVRRLKGPSRPVNPEDDRAYVLAGLAAVDYVTFFAEDTPRDLIVALLPDVLVKGGDYRREDIVGGAEVEAAGGEVVVAPLVPGRSTTAILQRAAQNA
- a CDS encoding 5'-nucleotidase C-terminal domain-containing protein, producing the protein MNRALLTLVAVGMVAGCASTRNAGAPASGRLVVMGTTDTHGWLLPYDYYTGRATDNGLARLVPQIDSVRAANPGRTVLVESGDLLQGNPLDFVHSRLAAGEAHPVAAAMNFLRYDASAIGNHEFNYGIAHLDTVARQSRFPWLSANTFRAGTAEHAYRPFTIVERMVGGARVRIGITSVTPPGVAIWDRDNVRGRLDFRDIVASVRPVVAEMRRQGADVVIVAAHSGLEGSSYDTAATGVPTENAAAAMAREVAGIDLILMGHSHREVADTTIGGVLVMQAKNWGTSLAVAELDLERGAAGWRVAGKRGRILRPAKGATSPEFEAMLATAHQRTRDYVARRIGTSSVEWSAARSRVEDTPILDLINDVQMRASGAELSAAAAFSLDARIPAGPITVADVAGLYLYDNTLKAVRVSGAQLRAFIEKSAEYYLPCPAARCETLVNPAVPGYNFDVVSGVDYTLDLSKPVGQRVTTLRRNGRDVAAADSFTLALNNYRASGSGGFSMLIGAPVVYDRGQGIRELLIEEIERRGAISPEQVFRRNWEIVPAELARRAAAEQAPPP